From Citricoccus sp. SGAir0253, a single genomic window includes:
- a CDS encoding alpha/beta fold hydrolase translates to MRIPASPAVLPVNPHGAPAAGTAPALPGWDPAWSRIVTVPAPDGDRSLHVLDTGPVLAAAGREPEGTILAVHGNPTWSYLWRSLAAATVEAARRGEGPAWRVVAPDQLDMGYSERLAHPALPRPAAAGPGGGPSPASDGAGYRTLAGRIADLDALVRTLGLDTAAREGHPLLTLGHDWGGVVSLGWAGRNQDLVTGAMTLNTAVHQDADEPLPAPLRAALAGPLLPGSTVLTDAFLRVTTSLARPSLDPAVRAAYHGPYRRAERRGGIGGFVADIPVGPGHASHAELRRVAADVAAFRKPVLLLWGPRDPVFLDRHLADLLERLPHADLHRAETAGHLLAEEIDLAAPVLRWAGRLLARVPAGAPAAPDRPGSLPAPDAVAPGNPGATGDTGTAPGDHRPLWAFLDEWRDRPDTALVDLAGADRPPVGWDRLAGVVDAVAVGLLRHGVRPGDRISLLVTPGLDLTAALYASLRIGAVVVVADAGLGVAGMTRAVRAARPDWIIGRPAGLAVARTQRWPGRRLSVETLPRPLAAALGVEDGLHAMAARHAGERCPEPGPGPGDPAAILYTSGSTGPAKGVLYTHGRLAALAGLLRDVFDVRPGSSLLAGFAPFALLGPAIGATSITPDMSVTRPATLTATAVAEAAAAGHATMLFASPAALRNVVATADALTHAQRAALGRITLVLSAGAPVHPRLVEQVGRVFPAADLHSPYGMTEALLLADIDREGLTRAATAGSAEDGVCVGRPVGPVRIAIAPLGADGTAAEALLEGPEAAGVLGEVVVSAPHQKAAYDRLWLTDATSRRDHLDGLQWHRTQDVGHLDDAGRLWIEGRLQHVVVTDRGPVAPGGPEARIDALGQVSRSAVVGVGPRGTQAVVAVVETAPGVRARPGLAPTALAAAVRSAAAPVPVAAVLVTDRVPVDIRHNSKIDRSRLARWAAGVLAGGRVGRP, encoded by the coding sequence GTGAGGATCCCCGCCTCCCCCGCCGTCCTGCCCGTCAACCCCCACGGCGCGCCCGCCGCCGGGACCGCGCCCGCCCTGCCGGGCTGGGACCCGGCCTGGAGCCGGATCGTCACCGTCCCGGCCCCCGACGGCGACCGGTCGCTGCACGTGCTCGACACCGGCCCGGTGCTGGCGGCAGCCGGCCGGGAGCCGGAGGGCACCATCCTGGCCGTCCACGGCAACCCCACGTGGTCCTACCTGTGGCGGTCCCTGGCCGCCGCCACGGTGGAGGCCGCCCGCCGCGGGGAGGGCCCGGCGTGGCGCGTCGTCGCGCCCGACCAGCTGGACATGGGCTACTCCGAGCGGCTGGCCCACCCGGCGCTGCCGCGGCCCGCGGCGGCCGGTCCCGGCGGCGGCCCCTCCCCCGCCTCCGACGGCGCCGGCTACCGCACCCTGGCCGGGCGGATCGCGGACCTCGACGCCCTCGTCCGCACGCTGGGGCTGGACACCGCGGCCCGGGAGGGGCACCCGCTGCTGACCCTCGGCCACGACTGGGGCGGGGTGGTCTCGCTCGGCTGGGCCGGGCGGAACCAGGACCTCGTCACGGGGGCCATGACCCTGAACACCGCCGTCCACCAGGACGCGGACGAGCCGCTGCCCGCGCCCCTGCGGGCGGCCCTGGCCGGTCCCCTGCTGCCCGGCTCCACCGTCCTGACCGACGCCTTCCTGCGGGTCACCACCTCCCTGGCCCGCCCGTCGCTGGACCCCGCGGTGCGCGCGGCCTACCACGGCCCCTACCGCCGGGCGGAGCGGCGCGGGGGCATCGGCGGCTTCGTCGCGGACATCCCGGTCGGCCCCGGGCACGCCTCGCACGCCGAGCTGCGGCGGGTCGCCGCCGACGTGGCCGCCTTCCGCAAGCCGGTGCTCCTCCTGTGGGGCCCGCGGGACCCCGTGTTCCTGGACCGCCACCTGGCGGACCTGCTGGAGCGCCTCCCGCACGCGGACCTGCACCGCGCCGAGACCGCCGGGCACCTGCTGGCCGAGGAGATCGACCTCGCCGCCCCCGTGCTGCGCTGGGCCGGGCGGCTGCTCGCCCGGGTGCCCGCCGGTGCGCCGGCGGCCCCGGACCGTCCGGGGTCGCTCCCGGCGCCGGACGCCGTGGCCCCGGGGAACCCCGGCGCCACCGGGGACACCGGCACCGCGCCGGGGGACCACCGGCCGCTGTGGGCCTTCCTCGACGAGTGGCGCGACCGCCCGGACACCGCGCTCGTCGACCTGGCCGGGGCGGACCGGCCGCCCGTGGGCTGGGACCGGCTGGCCGGCGTCGTGGACGCCGTGGCCGTCGGCCTGCTCCGCCACGGGGTGCGGCCCGGCGACCGGATCTCCCTGCTGGTCACCCCCGGCCTGGACCTGACGGCGGCGCTCTACGCGAGCCTGCGCATCGGGGCCGTGGTGGTGGTGGCCGACGCCGGCCTCGGCGTCGCCGGGATGACCCGCGCCGTCCGCGCGGCCCGGCCCGACTGGATCATCGGCCGGCCGGCGGGCCTGGCGGTCGCACGCACCCAGCGGTGGCCCGGCCGCCGGCTCTCCGTGGAGACCCTGCCCCGCCCCCTGGCCGCCGCCCTGGGCGTCGAGGACGGCCTGCACGCGATGGCCGCCCGGCACGCCGGGGAGCGCTGCCCGGAGCCCGGCCCCGGCCCCGGGGACCCAGCCGCGATCCTCTACACGTCCGGCTCGACCGGCCCGGCCAAGGGCGTGCTCTACACGCACGGCCGGCTGGCGGCCCTGGCCGGGCTGCTGCGCGACGTGTTCGACGTGCGCCCCGGGTCCTCCCTGCTGGCCGGCTTCGCCCCGTTCGCCCTGCTCGGCCCGGCCATCGGGGCCACGTCCATCACCCCGGACATGTCCGTCACCCGCCCGGCCACCCTCACCGCCACGGCCGTCGCCGAGGCCGCCGCCGCCGGGCACGCCACCATGCTCTTCGCCTCCCCGGCCGCCCTGCGCAACGTGGTGGCCACGGCGGACGCCCTCACGCACGCCCAGCGTGCCGCGCTGGGACGGATCACCCTCGTGCTCTCCGCCGGGGCGCCCGTCCACCCGCGGCTCGTGGAGCAGGTCGGCCGCGTCTTCCCGGCCGCCGACCTGCACTCGCCCTACGGCATGACGGAGGCCCTGCTGCTGGCGGACATCGACCGCGAGGGGCTCACGCGGGCGGCCACCGCAGGCAGCGCCGAGGACGGCGTCTGCGTGGGACGGCCCGTGGGCCCGGTGCGGATCGCCATCGCCCCGCTCGGGGCGGACGGCACCGCGGCGGAGGCCCTGCTCGAGGGCCCGGAGGCCGCCGGCGTCCTCGGCGAGGTCGTGGTCTCCGCCCCCCACCAGAAGGCTGCCTACGACCGGTTGTGGCTCACCGACGCGACGAGCCGGCGCGACCACCTCGACGGCCTGCAGTGGCACCGCACCCAGGACGTCGGGCACCTGGACGACGCCGGCCGGCTGTGGATCGAGGGGCGGCTGCAGCACGTGGTCGTCACCGACCGCGGCCCCGTGGCCCCCGGCGGTCCCGAGGCCCGGATCGACGCCCTCGGCCAGGTCTCGCGCTCCGCCGTCGTCGGCGTGGGCCCGCGGGGCACCCAGGCCGTCGTCGCCGTCGTGGAGACCGCCCCCGGCGTGCGCGCCCGGCCGGGCCTGGCGCCCACGGCCCTCGCCGCGGCCGTGCGCTCCGCCGCCGCCCCCGTCCCGGTCGCCGCGGTCCTGGTGACGGACCGCGTGCCCGTGGACATCCGGCACAACTCGAAGATCGACCGCTCCCGGCTCGCCCGGTGGGCCGCGGGCGTGCTCGCCGGGGGCCGGGTGGGCCGCCCGTGA